Proteins encoded by one window of Cetobacterium somerae ATCC BAA-474:
- the galU gene encoding UTP--glucose-1-phosphate uridylyltransferase GalU has protein sequence MKKVTKAVIPAAGLGTRVLPATKAQPKEMLVIVDKPSLQYIVEELVESGIEDILIVTGRNKNSIEDHFDHSYELENTLARHGKDELLEKVETIHGMANIYYVRQNHPLGLGHAILKAKSFIGDDPFVIALGDDIMYNPEKEVTKQLIEKYEEYGSSIIGVQEVESKDVSKYGVIKPVKDLDSKTVVMCDFVEKPKLEEAPSLKACLGRYLLTPDVFQYLENTAPGAGGEIQLTDGILAMINDNKKVLAYNFDGTRYDIGNKIGLLKANIEFGLRNSETSEELKEYLRTIEI, from the coding sequence ATGAAAAAAGTTACTAAAGCAGTTATACCTGCAGCAGGATTAGGAACTAGAGTTTTACCCGCAACAAAAGCCCAGCCCAAAGAGATGTTGGTCATAGTTGATAAGCCATCCCTACAATATATAGTTGAGGAACTAGTAGAATCAGGAATAGAAGATATACTAATTGTAACTGGAAGAAATAAAAATTCTATTGAGGATCATTTTGATCACTCTTATGAGTTAGAAAATACTTTAGCTAGACATGGAAAGGATGAACTTTTAGAAAAAGTTGAAACTATTCACGGAATGGCAAATATATATTATGTTAGACAAAATCATCCATTAGGACTTGGACATGCAATACTAAAAGCAAAAAGTTTTATAGGAGATGATCCTTTTGTTATAGCTCTTGGAGATGATATTATGTATAATCCAGAGAAAGAGGTAACAAAACAATTAATTGAGAAGTATGAAGAGTATGGGTCTTCTATAATTGGAGTTCAAGAGGTTGAATCTAAAGATGTATCTAAATATGGAGTTATAAAACCAGTGAAAGATTTAGATTCTAAAACTGTAGTAATGTGTGATTTTGTGGAAAAACCAAAGTTAGAAGAAGCACCATCACTGAAAGCTTGTTTAGGAAGATATCTGTTAACACCTGATGTATTTCAATACTTAGAAAATACAGCTCCAGGTGCAGGTGGAGAGATTCAACTTACAGATGGAATTTTAGCTATGATAAATGATAATAAAAAAGTTTTAGCTTATAATTTTGATGGAACAAGATATGACATTGGAAATAAAATTGGATTATTAAAAGCTAATATTGAGTTTGGTTTACGTAACAGTGAAACAAGTGAGGAGTTGAAAGAGTATTTAAGAACTATAGAGATATAA